One segment of Opitutaceae bacterium DNA contains the following:
- the rsmA gene encoding ribosomal RNA small subunit methyltransferase A, with protein MALSPSSTRSLLAQLGHYPKRALGQNFLVDGNIVRKSLELAAVSPGDGIVEVGPGLGTLTTALLEAGAEVWAVERDPRLHQFLEETLAPRFPRTLHLVLGDAVELPLAGLSAPRSTEPFKVVANLPYAISTPWMDAVLSGALPQRMVLMLQREAAERYAAKPGTKAFGAISIFLQSAFSMAPGHAVSSACFHPRPEVDSFLLHLVRRPEPIVFPQGVRDLIRGLFQQRRKQIGSLIRDRLPDNGSAWLGVLATHGLTPRARPEEIPIQAWQNLVQPSA; from the coding sequence ATGGCCCTTTCCCCCTCGTCAACGCGATCGTTGCTCGCGCAACTTGGACACTACCCCAAACGGGCGCTGGGGCAGAACTTTCTTGTCGATGGAAACATCGTGCGAAAATCGCTCGAGCTTGCTGCCGTCTCACCTGGCGACGGCATTGTCGAAGTCGGCCCCGGGCTCGGCACGCTCACCACGGCGCTTCTGGAGGCGGGAGCCGAGGTGTGGGCGGTCGAACGCGATCCCCGCCTGCACCAGTTTCTCGAGGAAACCCTTGCCCCGAGATTTCCGCGAACACTTCATCTGGTTCTTGGCGACGCGGTTGAGCTTCCGCTGGCCGGCCTGTCCGCACCCCGCAGCACCGAGCCATTCAAGGTGGTGGCCAATCTGCCCTACGCCATTTCAACTCCATGGATGGACGCCGTGCTCAGCGGCGCACTTCCCCAGCGCATGGTGCTCATGCTGCAGCGCGAAGCCGCTGAACGATATGCAGCAAAGCCGGGGACCAAGGCATTCGGTGCCATTTCCATTTTTCTCCAGTCCGCCTTTTCAATGGCACCGGGTCACGCCGTGTCGTCCGCCTGCTTTCATCCGCGACCCGAGGTCGACTCCTTTCTCCTCCACCTCGTGCGAAGGCCCGAGCCGATTGTCTTTCCTCAAGGCGTCCGGGATTTGATCCGTGGACTCTTCCAGCAGCGACGGAAGCAGATCGGCTCATTGATTCGCGATCGACTTCCGGACAATGGATCGGCCTGGTTGGGAGTTCTCGCGACTCACGGTCTCACCCCGCGCGCACGTCCGGAGGAAATTCCGATCCAGGCATGGCAGAATCTGGTGCAACCGTCTGCTTGA
- a CDS encoding ketoacyl-ACP synthase III, whose product MASMPIAILGTGAYAPARVLNNDELARVVDTSDEWIMTRTGIRERRIAAESETTADMAAAAAQAAIDMAGVTNDEIDLVILATLTPDLPMPATACLLQQKLGIPEKAACFDLNAACTGFLYALDTAWAMLASGRYRHALIVGAEKLSTMLDWKDRTTCVLFGDGAGAVVLGRSPNARSEIIGSRLATIPLPPDLLWIPGGGASPPSIDDLRVIRMKGKEVFKVAVRAMEDIAREILEQHEVTADQIACVIPHQANLRIIEAIAHYLKLPMDRFFVNVDRYGNTSSASIPLALHEASQAGRIRSGDLVLLVAFGAGLTYGGALVRW is encoded by the coding sequence ATGGCCTCAATGCCCATCGCCATCCTCGGTACAGGCGCCTATGCTCCAGCCAGGGTGCTGAACAACGATGAACTCGCGCGCGTTGTCGACACCTCGGACGAATGGATCATGACCCGCACTGGCATCAGGGAGCGCCGCATCGCCGCCGAGTCGGAGACCACCGCTGACATGGCGGCCGCGGCCGCCCAAGCGGCCATTGACATGGCGGGCGTCACCAATGATGAAATCGATCTGGTCATCCTGGCAACGCTGACCCCAGACCTTCCGATGCCCGCGACGGCATGCCTCCTCCAGCAAAAGCTGGGCATCCCGGAGAAGGCCGCCTGCTTCGACCTGAATGCCGCATGCACCGGTTTTCTGTACGCACTCGACACCGCCTGGGCGATGCTTGCGTCAGGACGCTATCGTCACGCATTGATCGTCGGCGCCGAGAAGCTTTCGACCATGCTTGATTGGAAGGATCGCACCACATGCGTCCTTTTCGGAGATGGCGCCGGAGCCGTCGTGCTGGGCCGGTCCCCCAATGCCCGTTCGGAAATAATCGGCTCACGACTCGCCACGATCCCACTCCCGCCTGATCTCCTCTGGATTCCTGGCGGCGGTGCCTCTCCTCCATCGATTGACGACCTCCGCGTCATCCGGATGAAGGGAAAAGAGGTCTTCAAGGTCGCCGTGCGCGCCATGGAGGATATCGCCAGGGAAATTCTGGAACAACACGAGGTCACAGCCGATCAGATCGCCTGTGTGATTCCCCATCAGGCCAATCTCCGAATCATTGAAGCCATTGCGCATTACCTGAAACTGCCGATGGACCGCTTCTTTGTGAACGTCGATCGTTACGGCAACACTTCCTCCGCCTCGATTCCCCTCGCGCTTCATGAGGCCAGTCAGGCCGGACGCATACGATCCGGCGATCTGGTTCTCCTCGTCGCATTTGGGGCGGGCTTGACCTATGGGGGCGCACTGGTTCGCTGGTAG
- the bamD gene encoding outer membrane protein assembly factor BamD has translation MSTSFVRFSGYLCLLASLLIQAGALRAELVWTPATGWQIEGGALSGLVGEDGRKALDQMNSARGYEEARSYGKAARSYERVGKRFANSVFAPEAFYRAGHMRLDRKQYYKAHEDFQQVVGRYPNYTRFNEIIGEQYRIASALLDGARNRIWGIIPGFTNREKAVEYFEVLLITAPYSDYAPLSLMNIARAHQRMGNVEESIDALDRMINFYPQSLLTPDAYLRLAQGHASLVEGPYYDQASTREAVTYFEDFMILYPSDAGVSTAEKGLSEMKKVLAESKIKIADFYFYKRDNYMAARVFYNEAITVFPDSSVAEKARAQLAKVEAAEAKSSAAGKKRSKKFLFF, from the coding sequence ATGTCGACTTCCTTCGTTCGCTTTTCCGGATATCTGTGCCTGCTGGCATCGCTCCTGATCCAGGCTGGAGCACTGCGGGCCGAGCTTGTGTGGACACCCGCGACCGGCTGGCAGATCGAAGGCGGCGCGCTTTCCGGCCTGGTCGGAGAGGACGGTCGAAAGGCTCTCGACCAAATGAACAGCGCCCGCGGGTACGAAGAGGCCCGGAGCTATGGCAAGGCGGCCCGAAGCTATGAGCGTGTGGGCAAACGATTCGCCAACTCAGTCTTTGCACCGGAGGCTTTCTACAGGGCGGGGCACATGCGTCTTGACCGGAAGCAGTACTACAAGGCCCATGAGGATTTCCAGCAGGTGGTGGGCCGGTATCCGAACTACACCCGGTTCAACGAGATCATCGGTGAACAATACCGCATCGCGAGCGCGCTTCTCGACGGCGCACGGAACCGAATCTGGGGCATCATCCCCGGATTCACCAATCGCGAAAAGGCGGTCGAGTACTTTGAGGTCCTGCTGATCACCGCACCCTACAGCGACTACGCCCCGCTATCCCTGATGAACATTGCCAGGGCGCACCAGCGCATGGGCAACGTCGAGGAATCGATCGACGCGCTCGATCGAATGATAAATTTTTATCCGCAAAGCCTGCTGACGCCCGACGCCTACCTGAGGCTCGCCCAGGGACACGCGTCACTGGTTGAGGGCCCCTATTACGATCAGGCATCCACACGCGAGGCCGTCACCTATTTCGAGGACTTCATGATTCTATACCCAAGCGACGCCGGCGTGAGCACTGCGGAAAAGGGGCTGAGCGAAATGAAGAAGGTCCTCGCTGAGAGCAAGATAAAGATCGCCGACTTTTACTTTTACAAGCGCGACAACTACATGGCCGCACGCGTGTTCTACAACGAGGCAATCACCGTTTTCCCTGATTCATCAGTCGCCGAGAAGGCCCGCGCACAACTGGCCAAGGTCGAAGCGGCAGAGGCAAAGTCCTCTGCAGCAGGCAAGAAACGCAGCAAGAAATTCCTGTTCTTCTAA
- the rpmF gene encoding 50S ribosomal protein L32: MANPKRKQSKRRSANRRAANAFKAPELARDPTDGSAFRPHRVNPRNGMYRGRQVLTVEV; encoded by the coding sequence ATGGCCAATCCGAAACGCAAGCAGTCCAAACGTCGCAGCGCCAATCGCCGCGCAGCCAACGCCTTCAAGGCTCCCGAACTCGCTCGCGATCCGACCGACGGTTCCGCGTTCCGCCCCCATCGTGTAAATCCCAGGAATGGGATGTATCGCGGTCGCCAGGTCCTCACGGTGGAAGTCTGA
- the tatA gene encoding twin-arginine translocase TatA/TatE family subunit, with protein sequence MNFSPLVLGAFGLGGMEILLILAVVLLLFGAKKLPELAKGLGKSIKEFKKASSEDQDDDKPVATATTTEAKKAETVRTDGSH encoded by the coding sequence ATGAATTTTTCACCGCTCGTACTCGGTGCGTTCGGCCTCGGAGGCATGGAGATCCTTCTCATCCTCGCCGTCGTTCTTCTTTTGTTCGGAGCCAAGAAGCTTCCTGAACTGGCCAAGGGGCTGGGCAAGTCCATCAAGGAATTCAAGAAGGCCTCCAGCGAGGATCAGGACGACGACAAGCCGGTGGCAACCGCGACAACTACGGAAGCAAAAAAGGCTGAAACCGTCCGAACGGATGGTTCGCATTAA
- a CDS encoding LptE family protein has translation MRRAGFILLIAACFQAGCGHYVLGTRSRPAFQRLYIEPVANRSSLPQSVAAISTALREAFIRDGRLTVVNSPSEADAVLSMTIGRYGREVATVLPNDTGLARKFNLNLTASLSLINPGSGAIYFKDRPLDARRQIFTDNPQTGNHDNQLRAEYQAVPLLADSLASAALNAVLDVW, from the coding sequence ATGAGAAGAGCCGGATTCATTCTCCTGATAGCCGCCTGTTTCCAGGCAGGATGCGGCCACTACGTGCTTGGAACGCGGAGCAGGCCTGCCTTCCAACGACTGTACATTGAACCGGTCGCCAATCGCTCCAGCCTGCCCCAGTCCGTCGCCGCCATCAGCACCGCACTCCGCGAGGCATTCATACGCGACGGGCGCTTGACTGTGGTGAATTCACCGTCGGAGGCGGACGCCGTCCTTTCCATGACGATTGGCCGCTATGGACGAGAGGTCGCGACAGTCCTGCCGAATGACACCGGACTTGCGCGCAAATTCAATTTGAACCTGACGGCGTCCCTGTCGCTCATCAATCCCGGGTCGGGCGCGATCTATTTCAAGGACCGGCCATTGGACGCCAGGCGGCAGATCTTCACGGACAATCCGCAGACCGGAAACCATGACAATCAACTCCGCGCGGAATATCAGGCGGTTCCGCTTCTGGCAGATTCCCTCGCCTCAGCCGCGCTGAACGCGGTTCTCGACGTGTGGTAG
- the plsX gene encoding phosphate acyltransferase PlsX codes for MSSDSGSAARIAIDAMGGDLGPSEVVHALKLALAEFADLNPITLVGRQAELDPLLAQEGLRGHPKVAVLHASEVISPDDEVMGAIKRKRDASMLRAIELVKDSQAAAVVSTGNTKILVAAGTLKLRTVNGVERPALAAVIPRDDGNSVLIDAGANPDCKFIHLVHNAILGTHYCRLELGIERPRVGLLTIGTEEGKGNCLVNETHEALKRLGNLVNYAGPIEGFQIFLNTVDVVICDGFTGNICLKSWESMSKFFSRELKEKLAAAPGRKLGAFLARGAFSELKNRIQPERYGGAPLLGLRGSVLKAHGSANRFAIMNAMHDASEFIRTDFNRHIEADIARANELVPTPSVLA; via the coding sequence ATGAGTTCTGATTCAGGATCGGCGGCCAGAATCGCCATCGATGCAATGGGTGGCGACCTGGGCCCATCCGAGGTCGTGCACGCGCTGAAACTTGCGCTGGCGGAGTTTGCCGACCTCAACCCGATCACGCTGGTCGGCCGTCAGGCTGAGCTGGATCCACTCCTGGCACAGGAAGGACTGCGCGGGCACCCCAAGGTGGCCGTGCTCCATGCCTCCGAGGTCATCTCGCCCGATGATGAGGTCATGGGCGCAATCAAGCGGAAGCGCGATGCGTCGATGCTCCGGGCGATCGAGCTGGTCAAGGACTCCCAGGCCGCAGCCGTCGTAAGCACCGGCAACACCAAGATCCTTGTTGCCGCAGGTACGCTCAAACTCCGGACCGTCAATGGAGTCGAGCGGCCGGCATTGGCGGCCGTCATCCCCCGCGACGACGGAAACTCGGTTCTGATCGACGCCGGTGCGAATCCCGACTGCAAATTCATTCACCTGGTCCACAATGCGATCCTGGGAACCCATTACTGCCGGCTCGAACTTGGCATTGAAAGGCCCCGCGTTGGACTCCTCACCATCGGCACCGAGGAAGGCAAGGGCAACTGCCTGGTCAACGAGACGCATGAGGCGCTGAAGCGACTGGGCAACCTCGTGAACTATGCCGGCCCCATCGAAGGATTCCAGATTTTCCTCAACACCGTCGATGTGGTGATCTGCGACGGTTTCACCGGAAACATCTGCCTCAAGAGCTGGGAATCCATGTCCAAGTTCTTCAGTCGGGAGCTCAAGGAAAAGCTTGCCGCAGCCCCGGGCAGGAAACTCGGTGCGTTCCTTGCGCGCGGTGCATTTTCCGAGCTGAAGAACAGGATTCAACCGGAACGATACGGAGGAGCTCCCCTCCTTGGCCTTCGCGGTAGCGTGCTCAAGGCGCATGGCTCGGCAAACCGTTTCGCCATCATGAATGCAATGCATGACGCGAGTGAGTTCATTCGCACGGATTTCAACCGCCACATCGAAGCCGACATCGCCCGTGCGAACGAGTTGGTCCCCACGCCATCGGTGCTGGCCTGA